In Bradyrhizobium paxllaeri, the genomic stretch TTGGTCGCGGCGAAATTGGAGGGCGACATCACGTCCAGCATTTGTCGGACTGAGAACTCGACGATTGCCTCGTTCTGCTTCGAGACACCGCGCATGCCCGTGGTCGCGTTGTGCCACCATCGATCGGCGAGCAGAAAGGCCTGGGCCATCAGATTGAACGGTAGTAGTTCCCACTCCGGTCGCCCGAAGCGCTTGTCCTGCGGCTGGGGTTTGATCAGCGACCATGGCCCTTGGCCAGGCGAGAGGAAATGCTGCGACGCGTCGAACAAGCGCCTGACGTTGAGCAGGGCTTGCTGCGCGATCTCGATCTGCCGCTGCGGCGCCGCGGCCAGGTGTAATAGCCAGTCCATATAGGCCAGCGACAGTGCGGCTGGCGAAATGCCGCCGCTCAGGCGTGCCAGCATGGCATGCAAAGCGCGGTCGGCTTGATATGTCTCGGTGCTATCGGCACCTGCCCTCAACGCGGAGACCTGTGGTTCGACCGTGGCTGCCGGCTGCCGGCCATCGCTCTGCTCTGCGGAACGGGGATGAAGCGGCAAGACGGCGACTTCCGCCGTCGGCAGGGTCGATTTCCGGTCCATGCTGGTTAGCCGATCAGTTCAGGGAGCGGCCATTGATCAAATTCGACGTGGCCGCGATCATCCGCTCGCCATGCTTGAACAGCCGCTCGGAGTCACGGCGGAAGAAGTCGAGCTGATGCTGGCCGCATTCCTGGCACATGGTCTGGATGTCCTTTACAGAGTGCGCGCCGGCCATTTTCGCGACGAACTCCGTGCACAGATGCATCTCGGTTCGCGTTCGTTCCAGCATCTCGTCACCGAGAAATACCAGCTCCGCTAACATCATCTTCTGCGCACCGAGCATGAACTCCAACGCGCCCTGGTTCAGCTTGGTGGCTTCGGCTTCCCCATTTGCGACGGTCGGAAAGGAACCGGAAGCTACCCGCTCAGACAGTTCTGCCATGACAATCTCCGATCTCCAGGTTTTCGCCGAAATGATATTGACCGGCTTCGGATCCAACATTGAGGTGCATCAAACTGGCGTCATTGCGACGCCAGCCGCAGCCGAAAGACATGCGACAAGGAACTCACACGGACAAAAAGTCACATCCCGTTCCCGTCCGATATCAGTGCGACATCAGCACCGGTACGGTCATGCTGTCGAACATGCTGCGCGTGACGCCGCCCAGAATTCGCTCCTGCAATCGCGAATGGCCGTACCCACCCATCACCAGGAGACCCATATTGCTTTCGGCCGCGATCGACAGAATGGCGCCCTGAACATTGCCGCGGTCCGTCGTCAGCCGTTGCACCCGGGCGGCAATGCCGCGCCGCGCCAAATGCGCGGCGAGCTGGCCTGAGGACGCTTCGCTCTCCTCCTCATTGACCGCAATCACGGTCACGGCATTCGCGCCCATCAGAAACGGCATCGCATCGCGCAACGCACGGGCCGCAAGGCGGCTGCCGTCCCAGGCAATGCCGACGTAATGGGCGTCAAGCGGTCCCTTATGGATATAGGGAACCATCAGCATCGGCCCACCGGAATTGAACAGGATCTGCTGCGGAATCTCGTTGTCGTAACTGGTTCTTGAGGGGTTGGGCTGCAGCACGATTGTCATGTCGTAAAGCCGGGCAAGCGAGCTGATGGTCCGCCCGGCGTCGGCAGGAATTGTCACGAAGCTCCTGACGCCGTAGGCGATTTTGGCGAGCTTGGCCTCGATCTCGAACATGGCGATCGCGGCGTTCGCTCGTTCCTGGGCGCGATCCTGTTCAGCCCCCATGACGGCTCCAACAGCGGCGGCGCCGCCCTCGACAATCATCCCGACGGCACTCCTCGCTTCATAGCCGATGGCTATCGCATCGAGGTGCGAGCGGCGTGCAACGGTCAGGGCAACAGCGACGTCGATCACCGGCCGCATCTGACGCTCTGAGGGAATATGAACCAGAATGTTCCTGAACATCGCCATTCTCCCACACATTCGCGGGGCGCTGACGGCCCCGTCCCGATTATGCCGGCAAAGATAAACGATGGACGGAGGGCCGAGGTTGACCCACATCAAGCTCGAATTGGCTCCTTGTATCTCAGGAAGCGAATGCGAGATCGCGCGCCGCGGCAAATGTATCACGCCGTGCTATCGCGGAATGATCTGCAGTTCCATTAGCGCCAGTCGTTGCAAGACTACCGGATCGTATTCTCCGTCGCGAGCGGCGCGTAGGATCGCCTCGGCAATAGCCTGAACGTGACTGGAGCTGACCGGTTCGGGAAGCGAAGCCACCGCGGCATCAAATGCCGCTTCCATCACCGAGATAATCTCGGGCGGGAACGACGCATTTGCAAAATCCTTCATGGGGTGGCTAAAAAAGGGAGCGGCTGCCAATGCGTCTAGGGGGCGGGACTGCTATCAGCAGCCGCTTGAGTTTGCTGTGTCATCCCTTGGACACATATTGCATAATTTTCCCGAAAACGAATCGTTCCAAAAATTCACGGAAATCAGACGGACACGGTGTCATTTCGCCTGACAGCTTCGCCATCCGCGGCTTTCATATCTATTTTCAGAGCGACGGATTCTGGTGGAGGTAGCGATCGTCGAACTGCGCCAATTCCCCGAGCTTTGCTTCGTCGAGTACCGTCACCCGGCCCCGGCTGATGTCGACGATCCGCTCCTCGCGCAGTTGCCGGATCACACGGTTGGCATGCACAGGCGTGATGCCCAGCGCCTCGCCGATTTGTTCCTGCGTCAGCGGCATTTCGAAATTGTCGGCCGTTGGCCGGCCGGTAACTTCAAGCCGCCTGCGAAGTTCGAGAACGATGTGGGCGAGCCGCCCCGTCGCCGGTCGCTGCCCGACATTGACGATCCATTCCCGGAACATCGCTGCATCGATCAGCGTGTCGCGCCAGAGTACTTCCGCCAGGTTCGGCTTCGCCCGTGTCAGCGCCCGCAGCGACGCGTGGCTGATGAAACCCAGCGTGCACGCGGTCAAGCTAATGAGATCGTGGTCCATACGGTGCAGGTGCAGGCTCTGCAGGTCGGGAATTTCCCCCGGGATATGGATGGAGAGAATTTGCCGCTGGCCGCTGGCTATGACCTTGGACCGAATGCAGAAGCCTTCGATAACCAGACAACTATCCGTCGGGCGCTCACCGTCCGATACGATCGCTCTACCCGCTTCCCAGTGGCGAATGGCAATCGGTAGCTCGCGTAATGCGGCGATATCTGCCTCCTCCAATCCTGAGACGGTATTGAGCCGCCGCAGCATCGCCGCAAAGACCAGCTCCCGATCCAAAACCCGTGTCTCCTCCGTTTGGACGACTGTCCTTCAGTGAACGCAACGGACCGGCCGGTGCGGGGTTCCCAACAAACGTTAAGGACGCCGCCACCCTGACGTGGAAGGGTTTCAGAACCCGCACGGAGGTCCGTCATGAAGAAGAAACGCAATCGCAGCCGCCCGGCCCTCACGCTTCAGGAGCGGCTGGGCCAGATTGCCCTTCGCGCGCGGGAAGAGGCCGCCGGCCTGCCGCCGGGCCGGGAACGCGACCGTCTCATCGAAATTGCGATGGCAAACGAGGCTGCGGCCAGCATCGACCGCTGGCTTTCCTCCCCGGGCTTGCAGGGGCCCCAAATAATCCAGCTTCGGAATGCCTGGTTTCTCCGCGGCTCGCGGCGCAACCAGATTGAACGAACTCACGCTTGCGTTCTTACTTGGGCTTTTCGGCGCAGACGTGAATGACGTAGAGCGGATTGGAGGACTCGTCGGTTACCTCCATCCGCCAGTCCTTGCCCGGGCGCAATTTTCCGTCGAGATCCTGGATGATCTGTCCCGCGGTTACCGTTGCTTCCCGCCATGCCGCTCGCACGTCGGGTAATTCTTCACCTTCCTCATCAAGTTCGACCCTGTCGTAATACACGTTGAAAAAGTAACGTGGCATGAGGGCATTCCCTTACGGCGCATGCTTCTCGACCCATACGCAACCAAACTCTTTGGCAGTTGCCTACCTGTCGGCCGGCTCCTTCACAACCATCGTCAGTTCCCTCAATGCGTGTTCGATTCCTGCCATTTGTCCGGGTCGGACTTGGTCGTGCCGGACTTCTGTTCCTTTTCAGGATTGCCCTTCCACGGCTTGTCGGTTTGCCTGTGCGTTCCCCAGTCGGTCTGCTGACGCGGGTCGTCTTTGGGAGTTTCCTTGCTCATGCCGCTACCTCCTTGGAAGGATTAGGCGTCAACCCTGCCAAAGGTTCCTGTTGCCTGCAGCGTGCCGCGACGGGGCCAGCCGCAGGATCGCGAGGCGAGGCTCGTGCGAATTCTCGTCAATCCGAAGGAAGTGTCGTTCTCACAATGGCTTAGATTGAATTCTGGAGAATGGAACCGGCGAAAGGCATGGCGATCTCGCGATGAGACGCGAGCGCAGCGTCGAGCAGCTTTTCCTTGCGACGGCGGTAGCCCGGCGGATGCTTGTTTGCTTTGTCCTTCTTTGCTTGCGGCGCATCGTCGGCAAGGCTCGCAAATCGCTTGAGGTCGCGGAGGTCGCCCAATGCGCGCTGCAGCCGTTTTGCCGGCCGATGCAGATGGCGCACTTCGCGGCGACCCCACAGACTGACGGTTTCCGTCAGTGCTTCAAGCATGTAGCGGAACCGTTTGAACTTGATCCGTAGCCGGTGACGGCGCGAGGTGCCCAGGGTCTTCAGCCGGCGTCCCTTGCGGACCAATCGCCCGTACCAGCGGATGAGTTCACGGGCACAATAGATTTGCAGCGCCTCCGCGTCCTTGCGCCGCTGCCAGCGCGCCAGCCATGGCCCTCGCCTGATCCAGCCTGCCATTGCCGAGATCAGACGTTGCGTCCGAACCGAGCGCAGAGCGCGAACCAGTTGGCGGTGGTCCCGCATCTGGCGCTGATCGAGTTGCTTCCCGATCATGCGCTGTGCCCATGCGCGGTATCGCTTGCGGCGCGCATATTCCTGCAGGACATCACTGTCGCGTGCGGCACCGAGCGAGCCATTCAGCCACGCGATCTCCTTCTTCAGACGCAGCCATTCCGCATCGACCACGATCGGTGCGAAGAACGCCACCGCGGAGCGCAACCGCGTGATAGCGATGCGGATCTGATGCACGGCCTCGGCATCGCCGGCGCATGCGCTGCTGTGATGGGCCTTGATGGCCGCGACGCAGTCGAGCGCCATCGCCTGGAATGCGGTTGCACAATCGAGGCTTGCCGCCGCGGGGACCTTGCGCCGGCTGGTCGTTCTGGTCGGCGCCGCCATTGTCAGCTCACCCCCCGCGCTGGCGCGAATAGCGGCACACAGGCATTGCGCAGCGACTGCTCCGGTGTGCCCGAGGCATCGATCATATGCCAATTTATCGCGCCGACCGCCTCCTGTTTCAGGGCGATATGCCGCGTTGCATCGGATGCATCATCCCTGCGTTGCTCGATCCGCGCCAATCTGGTCGCCAGGTCAGCCGTCAGGAATAGGCCGACGAATCGCGCGCCGCGCCCGGCCGCGAGGTCGGCGATTTCGGTCCGCTCCCATTCCTGCAGATACATGGCATCGAGGACGACCGAACAGCCCTGGGCAAGGACGCGCTGCGCGGTGTCCGCAAGCGCGTCGTAGACGCGTTTCGTAATGTCCGCCCGATAGGCGGACTCCGGCAGAGCGGTGGTTTCGCTGGTACCGAACAGGCGCTTGCGAACCACATCCGATCGAACGATGACCGCGCCGGGCGGAGGCTCGATCAGGCCCGCGAGCCCGCGCGCGAGCACCGACTTGCCTGTCCCCGACAGCCCGCCGATCGCCACCAGCAGCGGCGGCTTGGGCATGATGAGGCGTCCGGCCAGATCGAAATAGCGCTTGGCCTCCCGCCACACCGCGTCGCTCTCGTCGGCATGTTCGCTCTTCACGAACAGCACATGCGCGCGAATCGCCGCCCGCACCGACAGGAACAGCGGCAGCAGGCGGAGGCCAGAGATCTGTTCCTCCCTTGCCTCCGCAAGGTAGCGATTGAAGACTGTGCCTGCCGCCGCGCGTTGATCGAAATGGATCAGATCCATCAGCGTAAAAGCGAGATCGTAAAGCACATCCGTTGTGGCGATGACCGGATCGAATTCGATGGCATCGAACAACAGCGGCCGGCCGTCCACCAGGGCAATATTGGCAAGATGCAGATCGCCATGGCAACGGCGCACGCACCCCTGCTCGGCACGCTGCCTGAGCAACGGCTGCAACGTTGTTGCAGTATCGCTGCTCGCAGCATCGAGTTGGTCGACGGCAACGGCATCAAGCCCGCGCACGGTGCGAAACCTTGCGGTATTGCGCTCGATGATCGGTCGAATGGAGGCCAGCCAGCTTTCTCCGTCTGCGCGCGGCACGTTGTCGTGGGATCGCAGAATGGCGTCGGCCGTGGCGGTCGCAAGCGATGCATCGATCGTCTTCGATTTCGCGACACAATCGAGCGACTGCGTCTCGTCGAACCGTGTCATTTCGACCGCCCATTCGACCGGAGTGCCCGAGCCGCCGATTTCGAAGGCGCCGTCGGAATTGCGCGTGATGGCGACGATGCGCCGGTAGAGCTTGGGGGCGTTGCCGGCATTGACTTTCAGTTCTTCCTCGCAGGCGCGCTTGCGCTTCTCCAATGACGAGTAATCGAGGAATGGCAAGCGCACGGCACGCTTGATCTTCAAGGCCCGATCTGCGCCGAGAAAAACCATCGAGGCATGGGTGTCGATCCGCCTGCCGCCCTTGGCCGGACCAAAGCTGGAGCCGTCGAGGAACTTCAGCACCTCCCGCTGCGGGTCGGCCTCGACTCCAGCCGTACTGGCGGGCGGCTGGGCGATCATGGCTGCAGCACGGCCGCGCCGGTGATCTGCCCGGCCCGCAGCTTCGAGAGGACTTCGTTTGCCTGGCGCAACGGAAATACGCTGGTGTGCGTCTTGATGCCTGCTTGCGCGGCGACCTCGAAGAATTCGATGCCGTCATTGCGCGTAAGGTTGGCGACTGAAACCAACTGCCGTTCCTCCCAGAGCAGGTTGTAAGGGAATGAGGGAATGTCCGACATGTGAATGCCGGCGCAGACCACCCGCCCTCCTTTGCGTACGGCGCGCAGTGCCAATGGCACGAGGGAACCGACCGGTGCGTAGATGATGGCCGCGTCGAGCGGCACCGGAGGCAGGTCCTCCGACCCGCCCGCCCACTCTGCGCCGAGCGATTTTGCAAGCCCCTGCGTATCCGTGTCGCCCGCACGGGTGAACGCATAGACCGAACGGCCCTGCCACCGCGCCACTTGCGCAACGATATGCCCGGCCGCGCCGAAGCCGAAAATGCCGAGATGCATCCCCTCGCCCGCCATCACCAGCGAGCGCCAACCGATCAGGCCTGCGCAAAGCAGAGGCGCCATGGCGACATCATCGCCGGCCTCGCCGAGCGGAAAGCAATAGCTGCTATCCGTGACGAGATGCGTGGCAAAGCCGCCGTCGCGCGTGTAACCGGTGAAGCGCGGCCGGTCGCACAGATTTTCGCGGCCGCTTCGGCAATAGCAACATTCGCCGCAGGTATGCCCCAGCCAGGGGACGCCGACCCTCTCACCGATCATGCGAGAAGTCATGCCAGGGCCAAGGGCCTCCACGCGGCCAACCACCTCGTGACCGGGAACGATCGGGTAGGCGATGTCAGGCAATTCCCCGTCGACGACGTGCAGATCGGTCCGGCACACGCCGCAGGCGCCGACCTTGACGCGCACTTCGCCGGGCCCGGGCATCGGTTCCTTTCGCAGCTCAAACTGCAGCGGCGCGCCGGGCGCATTCAGGACCATGGCGTGCATGTCGTCGCTTATCCTCACGCAAGCGTGTGCAGCCTAACCGGTGCGAACGGGAGTACGTTTGATCCTGGTCAATCGAGCCCGAGTGCACATTCTCTAACATGGCGGCGTCAACGGAGCTGCGCCAGCCGCGGCGTTCTGCCATTTCCTGATGGCATGGAACAGGAGATCGTCACATGCGTGCCCACCAGATCATGACCCGCTCCGTTGTCACGATCGCACCTGATGCCACTATCATTGAAGCTGCCAATACCATGCTGCGGCATCATGTCAGCGGGCTCCCGGTAGTCGATGCCGCCGGAGCCCTCGTCGGCATCGTTTCCCAGGGCGATTTCATTCGCCGCAGCGAGATTGGCACGCAGCGCAAGCGCGGCCGCTGGCTCAAGGTCCTGTTAGGCGACTCCGCCGTCGATTACGTTCAAGAACACGGCCGCAGGGTCTCGGACGTCATGACCAGCGACCCGGTCACCGTTACACAAGACGCGACACTGGAAGAGGTCGTCAATGCGATGGAAGCCAACAGCGTCAAGCGCCTGCCGGTGATGGACGGCGACAGGCTCGTCGGCATTCTGTCGCGTACCAATCTGATGCAAGCGGTCGCAAGCCTTGCTCATGAAATTCCCGATCCGACCGCCGACGACGACCACATTCGCAGCCGCGTCTTCGCCGCGATCGACAAGAACGATTGGAGCCCGTTCGGGCTCAACGTTATCGTGCGCGACGGCATCGTCCATCTGAGTGGCGTGATCACCGACGAACGTTCGCGACAAGCAGCCATTGTAGCCGCGCAGAACATCCCAGGCGTGAACAAAGTTCATGACCACCTTTGTTGGGTCGATACCATGTCCGGGATGATCCTGAAGTCGCCGGAGGACATTGAGATGGCAAAGGCGGACTAGACCCGCATCCCGCGGAAGCAACCTATCTGCGCGCGCTCTCGGTCAGGACACGCATGATGTCCCCGCGCGAGATGATCCCGACCAGCCGCTGCTCGGCGTCCAGTACGGGCAGACTCTTCATCCGGTGGTCCACCATCAGCTGCAGGACGCGGGTCAGTTTCGTTGCCGGATCGACATAGATGAATTCCGGCGTCATCACATCCACCACCATCCGCGACAACAGGTCGTCATAGGCCGGCACCATGCGGCCGGGGTTGAAGGCGAAACATTTCAGGAAATCGAAATTGCTCACGATGCCGACAACGTCGTCGCCCTCGCGCACCGGATAGCAGTTGAAATCATCGGCCTCGAACATCCCATGCAATTCGCGCATGGTGTTGTCGCGCGAAACCGTCTTCACTTCGCGCGTCATGTATTGTCCGACGGTTGCTTCGAGAAATTTATGCATGGTGGGTCCTCGCCATTGCAAATTCTCAACGGGACAGGAACGCGCAGCGGCGCGATTCAGTTGCAAGGTGGTGTGTCACGCCGCTCAGCACCCATTCGCGCAATCGCGAGTGACCGTAGGCGCCGGCGATCACGGCGCCCGCTCCGACATTTCCGGCAATCTTCTCGAGCTGCTCGGTCACGTTACCGGCCTTTTCGGGAACGAGGGTGTTCGCCGCAATGCCGTGGCCGCGCAGCCATGCCGCCACGTCGGCAACATGCGAGAGCGCATCCGCGCGACGGTCATCCTGCTCCGGAACCTCCGCAATGGTGACTTCCGTTGCAGCAGCCAGAATCGGCAGAGCATCGAACACGGCCCGGCGTGCTTCCCGCACGTCCTTCCAGGCGATCAGAACGCTTCTCAGATCGAGCCATTCGGCTCTGGATGGCACCACAATGAGCGGCCGGCCCGCCTGCATCACCAGATCGCTTGGATCGGGAGCCACATTGGGGTCCACCAGGGTTTCGGAGCGCGCGCCGACCACGAGGATATCGGCGGCTCTTGCCTGCTGCAGCACGTAGGGCACCGGTAACGTGCGGCTGGCGCGCCACTCCACCGCCGTTGCACGCTTTTCGACCGAAGCACGAAACTCCGATTCAAGTTCCGATAACTGTCGCTCGATAGCAACGGTCTCCTCTTCCAGGAGCTTTTGCGCAAAGGCGCCACTCGCGAAGTACATCGGCGGCCTGAGATCCGAGGCAGCAACGCCAATGATTCGCGCTCCGAATCGTTCGGCGATATCTCCGGCAACCCTGAGGCAGGCATCGTTGGGTCGGTCCAGCGCCAGTCCGACCATGATGGTTTTGTAGTCCATTACCTGCTCCACGCCTTGGGACGAAATGCCGTGCGGGCGCTGCCCGCACGGCGACATCCTAGAGGGCGGCACCGATTTGAAGCTGACCTAGATCAAGAATCGCGTTGGCCTCTTTGAAGCATCAGCCATCGCAGCCAGCGCGTCGGTGGAAATTCGAAAATTACACATATTATCAAATAGATGCTGAGCCTTTATGATGTTGCTTTACCGCTGTTTCCCATGCCCGATCCAATGCGGTATCTGATGAGCCAGAGCAGTCCGGAAGGCGAAGCATGTTCAACGCCGATCGACCCTTTCAAGATCAAGACCCACTCGAGCAGAACGTGCGCAGCGGTGCCGAGGGGGCATGCGTCGGCGCGTGGGATCTCGAGCTATCGACCCTCAAGTTGAGCTGGTCCAGCGCCGCGCGGAAGCTCTTCGGCGTCGAGTTGGATGCCCCTGTCGATTATGACCTCTTCCTGTCCCTGCTCGATGCGCAGGATCGCGACCGAACGGCCGAGGCTGTACAACAGTCGATCGCTACCGGATGCAGTTTCGATGTTCAGTACAGGGTGCGCCGGCACTCGGATGAAGGTCACTGGGTGCGTGCGCTGGGCACGACCGTCAATGGTCCCGACGGCGCTCCCGCCCGGCTCAGCGGCGTGATGATCGACATCAACCGCGAGAAACGTCTTGAGGACGCGGTCCGGACGCGCGAGCGGCACTTTCGCTCGATTCTGGACACGATTCCGGACGCGATGATCGTGATCGACCAGCATGGAATCATGCAGTTCTTCTCCAGCGCCGCCGAGCGTCAGTTCGGTTACAGCGAACCCGAGGCGATCGGGAGGAACATCAGCGCGCTGATGCCAGAGCCGGACCGCAGCCGTCACGACGGCTATATCGCGCGTTACCTGAAGACCGGCGAACGGCGCATCATCGGCATCGGGCGTATCGTCACCGGCATGCGCAAGGACGGCACCACATTTCCGATGCATCTGACCATCGGCGAGATGCATTCCGCGGAAAGGCCCTTCTTTACCGGCTTTGTCCGCGACCTCACCGAGCAGCAACAGACCCAGGCGCGGCTGCAGGAGCTGCAGTCCGAACTGGTCCACGTCTCCCGCCTGAGCGCAATGGGCGAGATGGCTTCTGCCCTCGCCCACGAGCTCAACCAGCCGCTGTCGGCGATCAGCAATTATATGAAGGGATCGCGCCGCCTGCTGGCCGGCAGCAGCGACGCCAACGCGCCGAAAATCGAAGTCGCGCTCGATCGCGCCGCGGAGCAGGCGATCCGTGCCGGCGACATCATCAGGCGGTTGCGCAATTTCGTCGCCCGCGAAGCGTCCGAGAAGCGCGTCGAAAGCCTTTCAAAGATGATCGAAGAAGCCGGCGCGCTCGGGCTCACCGGCGCCCGCGAACAGGGCGTATTCCTGCGCTTCAACCTGGATCCGACCTGCGATCTCGTGCTTGCCGACAGGGTCCAGATCCAGCAGGTGCTGGTCAATCTATTCCGTAATGCGCTGGAAGCGATGGCGGCCTCGACGCACCGGGAGCTGATTGCCTCAAATATCAGGGCTGCAGACGACATGATCGAAATTGCCGTTTCCGACACCGGCTCCGGCTTCGCCGGCGATGCGCTTACACACCTGTTCCAGCCATTTTTCACAACGAAAGAGGCCGGCATGGGCGTCGGCCTTTCCATCAGCCGCACCATCATCGAAACCCATGGCGGGCGGATGTGGGCCGAAACCAACAGCTCCGGTGGCGCGACCTTCCGCTTCACGCTGCCCGCCGCGCATGCCAAGGATATGACCGATGCCAGCGAACGCTAAGGTTTATGTCATCGACGACGATCCGGCGATGCGCGACTCGCTGGATTTCCTGCTGGGTTCGGCCGGCTTCAGCGTCCGTCTTTTCGATTCCGCGCAGGCTTTCCTGAACGAGGTTGCGAACCTCGAGCCCGGCTGTGTAGTCACCGACGTACGCATGCCCGGCATCGACGGCATGGAACTGCTGCGCCAACTGAACGCGCGGCCGCGAAAACTCCCGGTGATCGTCATGACCGGCCATGGCGACGTGCCGCTGGCCGTCGAAGCGATGAAGCTCGGGGCGCTCGATTTCCTGGAAAAGCCGTTCGAGGACGACCGGCTGATCGGCATGATCGAGGCCGCCCTTGCGGAACGCGAGAGCAACTTGAAAGGCGAAGCGTTGTCGGCCGACATGGCAGCGCGCGTCGCCAGCCTCACCCAGCGCGAACGCCAGGTGATGCAGGGGCTGGTGACGGGCCAATCGAACAAGGCCATCGCCCGGGAATACGACATCAGCCCGCGCACGGTGGAGGTCTACCGGGCAAACGTGATGACCAAGATGCAGGCCGGCAATCTTTCCGAACTGGTGCGGTTTGCGATCCGGGCAGGCTTCGTCGAAGATTGAGGCAGGTCAATTCGGCGGCTGGAAAAGCCTCTACTCTGTCGGCATGATCGACACCCGCCACAGTGCCACAGATAAAGCCAGCGTGGGCCTTCCGCCCCGGAAGGCGATGGTCTACGTCGTCGATGACGATTACGATGTCCGGACGTCGCTGCGATTTCTGCTGGAGACCGAGGGTTTCGACGTCCGGACCTTCCGCAGCGGAACCGCGCTGCTCGGATCCTCCACCCGCAATCGAGCGGATTGTCTCGTGATTGACTACAAGATGGCGGAGCTCGACGGCCTGGAACTGGCCTATCGGCTGCGAAGGCTCGACGTTTCAACCCCGATCATTCTGATCACGGGCTATCCCGACCAAGGCATCTCGGCCAAGGCCAGTTTGGTCGGCGTGCGCCACGTGCTCTTGAAACCCAACCTGGACGGCAACCTGGTCGATTGCGTTCGAAACGCCATCAATGCGCCGAACGCGGCGAACCAGTCCTGAAGCCGGTCGGCTCCCCTCCGTAAAACCCCGTAGGGGATCTCCCTTAGGATATCGCCCCAAATATCGGGCAGCTAAAATCCCAATTACACCAAAGCCATCCCGCATCGAGGAGATGGCAAATGCTCACCCAGACGATCACCGCCGCGGCAGTCCCGGCAGCCAAGGTTTTCCCCGCCCCGCGCGCCCAGAGTGTTCCAGCCGTTGATCAGTTCAGCGTGATCGCGACCTGCGCGGGTGTGATCGCCACCGAATTCTCCTACCGCAAGGACGAGGAAATCTACGGCGAGGGCGAGCCTTGCGAATACGTCTATCAGGTGGTCCGCGGCGCGGTGCGCACCTACAAGCTCCTCAACGACGGACGGCGGCAGATCGGCGCATTCCACCTGCCCGGCGACGTGTTCGGCCTCGATGCCGGTACGGCCCATCGCCTGACGGCTGAAGCGATTGGCGAGACCACGGTCCGCCTGGTGAAGCGGCGCAGCCTCGAAGCCGTCGCCGGATCGAATGTCCAGGTAGCCCATAACCTCTGGATCATGACCGCAAGCGACCT encodes the following:
- the fixJ gene encoding response regulator FixJ, which encodes MPANAKVYVIDDDPAMRDSLDFLLGSAGFSVRLFDSAQAFLNEVANLEPGCVVTDVRMPGIDGMELLRQLNARPRKLPVIVMTGHGDVPLAVEAMKLGALDFLEKPFEDDRLIGMIEAALAERESNLKGEALSADMAARVASLTQRERQVMQGLVTGQSNKAIAREYDISPRTVEVYRANVMTKMQAGNLSELVRFAIRAGFVED
- the fixL gene encoding sensor protein FixL, producing the protein MFNADRPFQDQDPLEQNVRSGAEGACVGAWDLELSTLKLSWSSAARKLFGVELDAPVDYDLFLSLLDAQDRDRTAEAVQQSIATGCSFDVQYRVRRHSDEGHWVRALGTTVNGPDGAPARLSGVMIDINREKRLEDAVRTRERHFRSILDTIPDAMIVIDQHGIMQFFSSAAERQFGYSEPEAIGRNISALMPEPDRSRHDGYIARYLKTGERRIIGIGRIVTGMRKDGTTFPMHLTIGEMHSAERPFFTGFVRDLTEQQQTQARLQELQSELVHVSRLSAMGEMASALAHELNQPLSAISNYMKGSRRLLAGSSDANAPKIEVALDRAAEQAIRAGDIIRRLRNFVAREASEKRVESLSKMIEEAGALGLTGAREQGVFLRFNLDPTCDLVLADRVQIQQVLVNLFRNALEAMAASTHRELIASNIRAADDMIEIAVSDTGSGFAGDALTHLFQPFFTTKEAGMGVGLSISRTIIETHGGRMWAETNSSGGATFRFTLPAAHAKDMTDASER
- a CDS encoding helix-turn-helix domain-containing protein, with protein sequence MLTQTITAAAVPAAKVFPAPRAQSVPAVDQFSVIATCAGVIATEFSYRKDEEIYGEGEPCEYVYQVVRGAVRTYKLLNDGRRQIGAFHLPGDVFGLDAGTAHRLTAEAIGETTVRLVKRRSLEAVAGSNVQVAHNLWIMTASDLRHAEDHMLLLGRKTAMEKVATFLLEMDRRLAKAGMMALPMCRRDIGDYLGLTLETVSRALSQLSDQGILVFSSARQIVLRNRQRLADLDA
- a CDS encoding universal stress protein, with translation MDYKTIMVGLALDRPNDACLRVAGDIAERFGARIIGVAASDLRPPMYFASGAFAQKLLEEETVAIERQLSELESEFRASVEKRATAVEWRASRTLPVPYVLQQARAADILVVGARSETLVDPNVAPDPSDLVMQAGRPLIVVPSRAEWLDLRSVLIAWKDVREARRAVFDALPILAAATEVTIAEVPEQDDRRADALSHVADVAAWLRGHGIAANTLVPEKAGNVTEQLEKIAGNVGAGAVIAGAYGHSRLREWVLSGVTHHLATESRRCAFLSR
- a CDS encoding response regulator, whose protein sequence is MIDTRHSATDKASVGLPPRKAMVYVVDDDYDVRTSLRFLLETEGFDVRTFRSGTALLGSSTRNRADCLVIDYKMAELDGLELAYRLRRLDVSTPIILITGYPDQGISAKASLVGVRHVLLKPNLDGNLVDCVRNAINAPNAANQS